TTGCGTAAGCAAGCGACTGATTTGTAATGGGATCCAAGGCCGCGCTCTTCGATCCCCGTCAAGCAAAAAGCTCACGGACGGGCTTTGTTGCGATTCGATCATCGATGAAATACGACCTCTACGGCGTGGGCAACGCCATCATGGACATCCAGGTACGGGTGGACGACGCGTTCCTGGAGCGCTGCGGCATCGAGAAGGGGGTGATGACCCTGGTGGATGCCGAGCGGCAACGGGAGCTGCTCGACGCGCTGGCCGGCCATCCGCGGAACTACTGCTCCGGCGGTTCGGCGGCCAACACCATCGTCGGCGTCGCCGAGATGGGCGGGCGCTGCGCTTACGCCTGCCTGACCGGGGACGACCGCTTCGGCCGGATGTACCTCGAGGAGATGCGGAGTCTGGGCATCGAGGTCGGGATCCGGCCGGTGGCCGACGGGGTGAGCGGCAGTTGCCTCGTGCTGGTCACCCCCGATGCGCAGCGCACCATGCTGACCCATCTCGGGGCCTCCGCGGGATTGGGTCGGGAGCATCTCGAAGAGGCCGACATCGGTGCCGCGCGCTGGCTCTATGTCGAGGGTTATCTCTTCGCCGGTGATGCCACACGCGGGGCGGCGCTGGAGGCGATCGACCGGGCGCGTTCCGCCGGGGGGGTGCAGGTGGCGTTGACCCTCTCCGACCCGTTCATCGTCGAGGTGGCGCGCGAGACGCTGGCGTCGTTGATCGAGCGTGGGGCGATCGACCTGCTCTTCTGCAACGAGCTCGAGGGGCGGGCGCTCGCCGGGTGCGATGCACCGGAGGAGTGCGCCCGCTGGATGGGGCGTCGTGTACCGGCCGTGGCGCTGACCATGGGGGCGAAGGGGTCGTTGATCCTCCATGACGGGATCCTGGAGGAGATCGATGGCGTGGCGGTGGATGCGGTGGACACCACCGGCGCCGGAGACATGTATGCCGCCGGCGTGCTCTATGGCATCACCCATGGCCGGAGCTGGCGAGAGGCGGGCGAGATCGGAAGCCGCGCCGCCGCTCGGATCGTCACCCGCCCGGGCGCCCGTCTGGGTGCCGGGGCGGCGGAGGTGTCGGCCGGGCTTCCCGGCTGATCCCCTCCACGGGAGGGCCGCTCCGCTCCGGGCGGCGGTTGTCACGGCGCGGCAGGCTTCTATGATCCGCCCGCCTTGGGGCCGCACCCGTGGTGCACCCCGTCCCGGTCGCGCAAGTCCGGAGGGTCGCTCTTGCAACCTGTGGATTCGCGGCGGGCTCAAGAACCAGAACGATCCACCCTTGGTACCATCGGAGAGCGCATGCGCATCGCAATTCCCGCCGAAACGCTGCCCGGAGAACGGAGGGTGGCTGCGACACCGGAGACGGTGCACAAGCTGGTCGCCGCCGGCCATCGGGTGACGGTGCAGACCGGGGCCGGTGGCGGGGCGATGATCCGCGACCACGCCTTCGCCGAGGCCGGGGCGCGGTTGGTGGAGGATGCCGCCGGAGCCTGTCTCGATGCCGACATGGTGCTCAAGGTGCGCGCGCCCACCGAGGAGGAGCTGGCCGTGTTGCGTCAGGGGGCGGTGGTGGTGGCCCTCTTCGCCCCCTACACCAATCCGTTGCTGGCGCGGTACAATGCGGCCAACCTCACCTGCTTCGCGCTCGAGCTGGTGCCGCGCATCTCACGGGCGCAGAGCATGGATGTGCTCTCCTCCCAGGCCAACATCGCCGGCTACAAGGCGGTGTTGATGGCCCAGCACTACTATCCCCGCTTCATGCCCATGTTGATGACCGCCGCCGGCACGGTGCAGCCGGCGCGGGTGCTGGTGCTCGGCGCCGGTGTGGCCGGGCTGCAGGCGATCGCCACCGCCCGTCGCCTCGGCGCCACCGTGGAGGCCTTCGACGTCCGTGCCGCCGCCCGCGAGCAGGTGGAGAGCCTCGGCGCCCGCTTCGTCGAGGTGGAGAGCGACGAGAGCGGCGAGGATGCCGGAGGCTACGCACGGGAGATGAGCGAGGAGTACAAGCGGCGTCAGGCGGCGTTGATCGCCGAGCGGGCCGAGGCGGCCGACATCATCATCACCACCGCCATGATTCCCGGCCGTCCGGCGCCGGTGCTGATCCCACCGGAGGTGGTGGGGCGGATGCGCATGGGCAGCGTCATCGTCGATCTCGCCGCGGCGGCGGGGGGCAACTGTCCGCTGACGCGCAAGGACGAGGTGGTACACCACGCCGGGGTGACCATCATCGGCGATACCAACATCCCCTCGCGCATGGCGGCGGACGCCAGCAGCCTCTACGCACGCAACGTCCTCCATTTCGCCGGTCTGCTCTTCGACGACGGCGGCGGGCTGCGCATCGATGCGGAGGATGCGATCGTCTCCGCCACCCTGCTGTGCCACGAGGGGAGCTTCCTCCAGCCGAGGTTCCTTGAATCGGGGGGCGGATGATGCCGGAGGTGCGGGGCCGATCGCCCGCCGCGGCCGGGAGGGCCGCGCGTTTCGATTCCCGTGTAGTCGGAAAGTCCAAGGAGGGACGTTTTGTGATCGCATGGATGGACGTGTTGCGATTCGATCAGTAACCCATGGAACAGTTGGAGCAGAACATCGCCCAGGCCGCCCACGGTGCAGGGGTGGACCCCTTCATCTTCGCCATCACCGTCTTCGTACTGGCGGTCTTCGTCGGCTACCATGTGGTGTGGAACGTGACGCCGGCGTTGCATACCCCGCTGATGAGCCTGACCAATGCGGTCTCCAGCATCATCATCGTCGGCGCCATCCTCGCCGCCGCGCCCGAACGGCTCGATCTGCCCACCGGCCTCGGGCTGGTGGCGGTGGCGCTGGCCGCGGTCAACATCGTCGGCGGCTTCATGGTGACCCAGCGCATGCTGGCCATGTTCCGTAAGCGCGACGGGGAGCGGTAGATGCTCTCCGCCAACGCGGTCGCGCTCAGCTACCTCGTCGCTTCCGTTCTGCTGATCCTGGCGCTCAAGGGGCTCTCCTCGCCGGAGAGCGCCCGCCGCGGCAATCTGCTCGGCATGATCGGCATGGGGCTGGCCATCGCCGTCACCCTGCAGCTCGATGCGGTACACAACTACGGCTGGATCCTGGCCGCCTTCGCCGTCGGCGCGGTCATCGGCGCCGTCGGCGCCCGTCGGGTGCCGATGACCGCCATGCCGCAGCTGGTCGCCTTCATGCATTCGCTG
The DNA window shown above is from Zetaproteobacteria bacterium and carries:
- a CDS encoding adenosine kinase — protein: MKYDLYGVGNAIMDIQVRVDDAFLERCGIEKGVMTLVDAERQRELLDALAGHPRNYCSGGSAANTIVGVAEMGGRCAYACLTGDDRFGRMYLEEMRSLGIEVGIRPVADGVSGSCLVLVTPDAQRTMLTHLGASAGLGREHLEEADIGAARWLYVEGYLFAGDATRGAALEAIDRARSAGGVQVALTLSDPFIVEVARETLASLIERGAIDLLFCNELEGRALAGCDAPEECARWMGRRVPAVALTMGAKGSLILHDGILEEIDGVAVDAVDTTGAGDMYAAGVLYGITHGRSWREAGEIGSRAAARIVTRPGARLGAGAAEVSAGLPG
- a CDS encoding Re/Si-specific NAD(P)(+) transhydrogenase subunit alpha; translation: MRIAIPAETLPGERRVAATPETVHKLVAAGHRVTVQTGAGGGAMIRDHAFAEAGARLVEDAAGACLDADMVLKVRAPTEEELAVLRQGAVVVALFAPYTNPLLARYNAANLTCFALELVPRISRAQSMDVLSSQANIAGYKAVLMAQHYYPRFMPMLMTAAGTVQPARVLVLGAGVAGLQAIATARRLGATVEAFDVRAAAREQVESLGARFVEVESDESGEDAGGYAREMSEEYKRRQAALIAERAEAADIIITTAMIPGRPAPVLIPPEVVGRMRMGSVIVDLAAAAGGNCPLTRKDEVVHHAGVTIIGDTNIPSRMAADASSLYARNVLHFAGLLFDDGGGLRIDAEDAIVSATLLCHEGSFLQPRFLESGGG
- a CDS encoding NAD(P) transhydrogenase subunit alpha, with protein sequence MEQLEQNIAQAAHGAGVDPFIFAITVFVLAVFVGYHVVWNVTPALHTPLMSLTNAVSSIIIVGAILAAAPERLDLPTGLGLVAVALAAVNIVGGFMVTQRMLAMFRKRDGER